The Cycloclasticus sp. genomic sequence TGCGGAAAATTGAGATAACAAGCGGCTTTCTATCGATGATAATCGCCTATTTAAGGCCAAACGTTGCTCACCAATATCATCAATACGATCTTGCAAACCTTCGGTACGTGACTCAATAATGCCATCTGAACCAATATAGCCATCAATAATGCTATCTAGTGTATTTGCAATACCGTTTGTTGCTGCAAAAAGCTCACCCACTTGATCAAAACTTGAATCTAACGCTTCATCAAGCGTTGTTGAATTTATTTCTAGCTTGCCCGTATCATCAGTCGTAATACCAAGCTCTGCTAACGTGCTAAAAGTGCTCGATAGACCAGACACCGAAGATGATATTTCTTGTCTAATAGAGTTTTGAATACCCCTTAAAACTGAATCACCTAACAAAAGCCCACCCGTATCAGTTGTTGCATTATATGAACCTAATGCATTAAACGTACTCACCAAGCCATTATAGTTTGCAACAAATTGATTTATTTTTAACTCAACCGCTGCTTTATCTTCGGCAACGGTCAATTTTTCTCCTGCACCTACACCCACAGCCGTTATCGTAATACCATCTATAACGCTAGCAAATGTATTGTTGGAGCTACTGATTAGCTGCGCATCAACTTTAATCTGCCCATCTAACGCTGCTGCTGGCTCATTCAATTGTGCATTAACCAACCTAGATAAACCCGCATCACCCATAGCAGTAATCGTTATCGCATTATCTAAGCCCGTATCATTTGCCGTAAATACCAGCTTCTGTTCTGTGCCACCTAACCCATCATCCACGTTAATAATTGAAGCTGTTAAGCCTGAATTATCCGTTGCTGCATTTATCGCATCACGTACATCAGTTAACGTATCAGTTCCACTCACAACGATATCAAAAGAATCGGCAGCTTGAGTTAACGTCAAAGTACCGCCTCCAACTGCTTCCGCGGATGCAAAACCATCTGTTGTTATCAGCTTATTCGCCTGTGCAAGCTGAATGACTTCAACACCATATTGCGATACATCGGCCGTTTCATCTGCCGTCGCCGTAAAAATATCAGAATCACTCGATGTTCCTGAACGGACTTGAAAGTCTGTTAAATCCTGTAAACCTTGTACTGCCGATTGGAAAATAGACAGCGAGGATTTTAGCCCTCCATAAGCAGAAATATCGCCTTGATACTCTGCCTCTCTAACATTAAGTCTGTTCGCCGTTGCCGAGCCTTCCGCAGCCACTAGCTGCGTAACTAAAGAGTTAATATCTAACCCTGACCCAATACCTGGTGATGAAATTGACATAATTGATTCCTGTTACATGTATTAAACAATACTATGCAAAAATCAGACCTCCTATGCCTTTCCGTTTACTAACAAACCAACACCTCTCTCATCCGCTACCGCTAATGTCTCCGAAATGTGTTCCGCTATTGCTAACACCTGATCTGATGGGAACTTGCGGATCTCTTGACCTGTTTCTCTATCTGTAATCGTAATAACAGAACGGCCCGTTTCTTCATGCACCGAGAATTGAATGCCGCGCTGAATGCTTTGAACAAAACTATTCAAGTCACTCACCGTTTCTTCAAGCTTCTTTTGCACGTCCTGCGATTCGTTAAGTTCATTTGCCAGCGGCAACACCTTGCCGGCAACCTCAGACTCTAACTTTACTTTACTAACAGCAACATCCGCAGGCGACACGGCAACAGAAGGTGCTTTAGACGAAACCGCCTTAAGTACTGACTGTAAATTTACCGTTTCCATATTCATGTCTCCTAGTTAGGATGGAATCGGCCTTACCTTATCATTAAGATGGATAAGACCGACCCAACGACCTAATAGCTTACTGTAGTAAGGCCAACACGTTTTGTGGCAATGAATTCGCTTGCGACAAAATTGAAACACCGGCTTGTTGAAGGATTTGCGCTCTTGTTAAAGCAGCAGTTTCTTCAGCAAAATCGGCATCACGAATACGACTACGTGATGCGCTCAAGTTTTCTGATGTTGTTTGAATACTTGACACGATAGATTCAAAACGGTTCTGTACCGCACCTAGTGAAGCTCGACTAGAGTTAATGGTTGTTAACGCTGCATCAACAGATGCGATAGCTGCATTTGCACCATCAACGGTAGCAACTGTTGTATTAGCGATTGATGTTCCACTCAGTGCACTCGCAGTAGTAGCCGCTGTAAAACCAGCGTCAGTAGGCGCAGTGCCACCTATGGTAATCCCTGTTGTTCCCGTTGTATCCAAAGTAATAGTACTTCGAGTCGTTGCGGCTGCAGCAATACCAAGTGCCCCCACAGTAAAGGTACCGCTCGTTTGAGTAACTGAATGGACAATATTTGAACCATCCGTATTTGTCAAGTCAATACCTGTTCCATCATCAACAGCCGTTACGCCAGTCGCAGCAGAAATAGCATTAATTGAACTTACAATAAGTGTACGATTTCCCGCTTGAGTCGCGCCACCTAGATTAAGGTCAATGCTTGCTGTGGTAGTGCCGTTAATAGTGATAGTACCAACACCAGCTGCAGGCACAGCTGTTGTACCGCCACTAACAGTCAAGGCATTAGCTGTTGCAGTTACATCTGTACCAGACAATGCATTAATCGCAGTGGCTACAGTTGACGCATCACTTGCAACAGCACCTAATGTAACACCATTGATAATAACGTCACCTGCTCCAATCGCATTAGCCGTTACAACACCGCCTGTAACT encodes the following:
- the fliD gene encoding flagellar filament capping protein FliD, which codes for MSISSPGIGSGLDINSLVTQLVAAEGSATANRLNVREAEYQGDISAYGGLKSSLSIFQSAVQGLQDLTDFQVRSGTSSDSDIFTATADETADVSQYGVEVIQLAQANKLITTDGFASAEAVGGGTLTLTQAADSFDIVVSGTDTLTDVRDAINAATDNSGLTASIINVDDGLGGTEQKLVFTANDTGLDNAITITAMGDAGLSRLVNAQLNEPAAALDGQIKVDAQLISSSNNTFASVIDGITITAVGVGAGEKLTVAEDKAAVELKINQFVANYNGLVSTFNALGSYNATTDTGGLLLGDSVLRGIQNSIRQEISSSVSGLSSTFSTLAELGITTDDTGKLEINSTTLDEALDSSFDQVGELFAATNGIANTLDSIIDGYIGSDGIIESRTEGLQDRIDDIGEQRLALNRRLSSIESRLLSQFSAMDAIVSSLQNQSSFLTQQLASLPGAYNPNSK
- a CDS encoding flagellin, translated to MAQVINSNIASLTAQRNLNTSQNALNTSLQRLSSGLRINSAKDDAAGLAISERFTAQIRGLNQAQRNANDGISLAQTAEGDLAAITNNLQRIRELAVQSANATNSSSDRAALQLETAQLVAEIDRVASTSAFNGVQLLDGTFTAQQFQVGANAGETVTVSSISSARTSALGASFSASVTGGVVTANAIGAGDVIINGVTLGAVASDASTVATAINALSGTDVTATANALTVSGGTTAVPAAGVGTITINGTTTASIDLNLGGATQAGNRTLIVSSINAISAATGVTAVDDGTGIDLTNTDGSNIVHSVTQTSGTFTVGALGIAAAATTRSTITLDTTGTTGITIGGTAPTDAGFTAATTASALSGTSIANTTVATVDGANAAIASVDAALTTINSSRASLGAVQNRFESIVSSIQTTSENLSASRSRIRDADFAEETAALTRAQILQQAGVSILSQANSLPQNVLALLQ
- a CDS encoding flagellar protein FlaG — protein: METVNLQSVLKAVSSKAPSVAVSPADVAVSKVKLESEVAGKVLPLANELNESQDVQKKLEETVSDLNSFVQSIQRGIQFSVHEETGRSVITITDRETGQEIRKFPSDQVLAIAEHISETLAVADERGVGLLVNGKA